The Corvus cornix cornix isolate S_Up_H32 chromosome 15, ASM73873v5, whole genome shotgun sequence genome includes the window ATGTGGCAAAGGTGTTCTTGGGCAGCTCCACGGGCTGCAGCTCCTAACACTGCCCCAGGCTCCTCTGCCCCTCACATGGACATTGGGCAGGGGGGATGAGCGCAGGCAAGGGCTTCTGCAGCACCAGGGCCCAATCCCTGGGGAcacagtcatagaatcatagaatggtttgagttggaagggacattaaaggCCATCTGGTTCAACAcccctgcaatgggcagggacacctttcactagaccaggttgctcaaagcctcattcAACTTTGCTTTGAAGACTTCCAGGCATGGGCCATCCACAAGTTTCTggaaaacctgctccagtgccacATCATGCTCAGAGTCACAGCCCTGAGACATGGAACACAAAGGGAAGACatccaggaaaggaaaggagaagtcCAAAGCTGGAGAGGTGGTCATGCCCGGCGGAGTGGAATGAGGCACCAAAACCGGCCTTTTTGACACTCAAAATCTCACTTGCCTGTGGCTTGGTGTCACCATGAGatcagcactgctgctgatTCGAAGCTACCACAGTAATAGACAACCTCTTCCTCAGCTTGAACACCAGTGATCCTCTGGAGGCAGACACAAAACCAGAGAATGGCCAAGGGATGTCCAAGGGACTCCTGTCATTCCAGTAGATCACAGTGACaggggcactgccagggacctTCTGCTGGAACCAGCCATACTCattgctgctcccagagcacaTAACCCAGACAGTTTGTCCCAGGTTGGCTGGCACCGAGGACGACTGACTGGACAAGGGagcctggagagggagaggtgAAAGGCAATAAGATGGGGGTGAGCCATTGCCCCAGGAGCacatccctgcccaggcagtgccacagggctCCTGAGCCCAATGGTCCAATGAGGGAGAGGGACCCGGTCATGGCTACAGAAACTTGGGGCAATCAGAGCCCAGGCTGGCCCAGAGCAATGCAGCAGCggcagcttcagcagcagagcagcaagaggGCTAGCGAAGCAAAAGGTAACAGGGCTGGGGATGAGGCAGTGCCATTCCTATTATAGGGACAGGGGAAAGAGTCACCTCCTGTGCCTTGTTGTGCACAGTCATGTCCTCGGGCAGGGGACCTGCCTCAACTCCACTGTCACAGCTTTGTTTGGCCATGAGGAAAAATGGCTCAAAACCTTCCTCTGTTGACACTGGGTTCTGTGCCTCACTTCCCCATTACTCACTGGTTCATCACCCacatcagcagcactgctgctgtccctgctacCACAGAAATAGACAGCCTCGTCCTCGGCCTGGACCCCAGTGATGGTTAACGTGGCTGAGGCGCTGGATGTGGATCCAGAGAACTGTGAAGGGATGCCTGAGGGTCTGTTGTTGCTGCCATAGATCACAGTGACACAGCCCAAGGCAccccagcacagaggcagcaggaggaggacaTGGTCATCAGTAGCAAGAAGTGATGAGTTTGGGAATGAAGCCACACTGATCTTTGTAGGGATAAGAACAATGACCTTCAGACATGAGGGAGAGCAAGAGAGCCTCCAGTTCTGTGGGATAAGGAAAGAAGGACATTTGCAGCCATTTCTGtacagaggggacagggacctgCCCCATAGCCagccaggagggaggagggctgAAGTCTTTTCTTTAGTTTTGGAGTAAGGAAAGCTTTGGAATCCTCACTTCCTACTTCTTGTTGTCACTATACAACAtagccagcactgctgctgtcagcactaCCACAGAAATAGACAGCCTCGTCCTCGGCCTGGACCCCAGTGATGGTTAACGTGGCCGAGGAGCCGGATGTGGATCCGGAGAATCGCAAAGGGATGCCCGAGGGTCTCTTGGTATTATCGTAGATCACAGTGACAgggccactgccagggacctTCTGCTGATGCCAGCCAGAATCGCTGTAGCTGTTACCAGAGCAGGTGATCTTGACAGTCTCTCCCACGTTGGCTGACACCGAGGATGGCTgactcactgctgctgcctggaccAGGGaacctggagagggagaggagagaggggaaaagatgGGGCTCAGTCAGTGTCCCAGGAGCACAGACCTGCCTGGGGAGCAAGGTTAAAGGGAAGGCCACAGTCAGAAGAGAATGGACCCAGATACGGTCACCAGCATATTTGAGGAGTAGAGCCCCGGCCAAGGCAtctcagcagagaagcagatCTGGCAGATGCTGGAGGACATGGTTAACAGTGGCAAGAGGCAGTGAGGTTGGGAACACAGCTATACCATGAGTTTTGTAGGGACAAGGACAATGGTCCCCAGCCACAAAGTCACCTCCTGTTCTCTGGGACAAAAAATGGAATTCATAGCCATGGTCATGCAGAGGAGACAAAaacctgccccagccccacatccATAACTCTTCTTGGTCATGAGAAGGACTGaaaatctccatttttaattcctctgcACCTCATTTGAAAATCTGTCACTTCACCAGCatagctgctgctgtcccagctaCCACAGAAATAGACAGCCTCGTCCTCGGCCTGGACCCCAGTGATGGTTAACGTGCCCGTGGTGCCGGATGTGGATCCAGAGAACTGTGAAGGGATGCCCGAGGGTCTCCTATCATTAGCATAGATCACAGTGACaggggcactgccagggacctTCTGCTGATGCCAGCCATAATAGTTGTCGCTATTCCCAGAGCAGGTGATCCTGACGGTGTCTCCCACACTGGCTGACACCGAGGATGGCTGAGTCACCGCTGCCTGGACCAGGGaacctggagagggagaggagagagaggagaagaaggagagaaaTCTGAGCCCCAGGAACACAGctttcccagggcagcaggatgtAGCCCTGTGCACAGAAGCCCTATCCAGACACAGCGAGTCTGGCCATGGCACCTGAGCTGTGGGCGAGCACCACGAGGAGAAGAGGGACCCAGGCCATGGTTCAATCCCACCAGCTCAGCGTCCTCACActggtgagctgtgctgtggacCTTGTATAGCTTTTAAGCAACCACCTGCCTGGGCCATGGTTCCTCCATGAAATTTAGACTCATTCCTCAGAAACAGCATCCTCCAGTATCTGCGGTCAGCAGCAACCATCCTGCAGTGTGCCTCAttcctgagcagcactgctgtcctcACCACCACAGAAATAGACAGCCTCGTCCTCGGCCTGGACCCCAGTGATGGTTAACGTGCCCCCGGAGCCGGAGAATCGCGAAGGGATGCCCGAGGGTCTGTTGTTATTGTTGTAGATCACAGTGACAgggccactgccagggacctTCTGCTGGAACCAGGCAtagccagagctgctgctactCCCTGAGCAGGTGATCCTGAACATGTCTGCCACATTTGCTGATAGCGAGGATGGCTgactcactgctgctgcctggaccAGGGaacctggagagggagaggagagaggggagaagatGGGAGTCAGTCAGTGTCCCAGGGGCACAGACCTCCCCAAGGAAAGGATGAGGCCCCTGTGCCCAAAGGCCCTGTCCTGGCCCATCAGGTCTGGCCATGGCACCTGAGCTGTGGGCAAGCACTGCAAGGAGGAGAAGGGCCCAGGCCATGGTGCAGTCCCACCAGCTCCATGTCCTCAGCCTAATGGGGCTGTGCCTTGAACCCTGCCTGGACTTTGAGCTCCCCACCTGCCCAGGCACAGGCCCTCCATGGATACGTGGCCCCCAATGGTCCCTGGAGCTCCTGTCCCACTGCTACCCCCACATACTGCAGGCACCTCTGGCCCACCAAAGATCGCTCTGGgctgcctgctccttccccagcatgGCTGATGAGCTCTCAGCTGAGCCAGGGACCACCCCGAGCCTGTTCCTGCCCAGTAGGACCATGGCCTCGCTGCACCAGGAGCTcctgtgcacagagcaggggacagCCCCGCCTGCCCATGGGGACACATCCAGCTGCCCTCGAGCACCCAAGGCTGGTTGGAGATCCTGGTCCCGGGGCACTGTGCTCCCTGGGCGCtgatcagcagcagggacagagcagctgggaaaaccaCATCCTGCTTCAGTCGAGGCTGCCACCCTGGGCCTCTCTGAATTGCCTCAAGagagctgtggagcagagaaATGGGCCTTTGAAAGGGAATGGGAACCACACCAAGACCAGGAGCTTCAAGGCTCCACAACACTAAGGAAATTCAAGCCCCCAGTTCCTCCAAATTCAAGGTGAGCTGAGGGtctccagcagctttgcagcaaCCGTGGGTGGAGCTGGGCCGGGGTTTGTACCAGTCCCGAGCACGTAGCACGTCCACTCTTGTCCGGCCAGGGGCAgcccctctgcctcctgcccacagcacgGCCCACGGCAGCCGCCAAGGAGCCTGCGGGGCTGCTCTGCACCTCGCTGGCACCCGCTGGCACCCGGCTGGCCACAGCCCCTTTGCCTCCTGCGCGCCCCGTGAGCCTCAGCACTGTGCAGTGGGGCCACACTGACACCGTGTGGGGACCAGAAGGGCCTCAGGGACAGCACTGCAGGAACCCAGAGCCCAGCCCGGCACAGGACTCTGCCCTCGCTGCCTCTCACCCCTGCCACGGCTTCCACCAGGTCCAGACATTCCTCCAGCCCTGGCCACAACCTTCAGGTTTCTGTGAGGCACCCTGCCCACGGCAGCCCGTGCTCACAGGGGAGAGCCtctcacacagacacagggtCCTTTGGCACAGGTGCTGTCACCAGAGATGAGTTGGCATCAGCCCTGAACTGGCAGGGACTGGCAGGGACCAGAATGTCCAGAGATCGTGATAGGGATtgtcccagctcctctgagcaACCACAGAACAAGACATTTTCAGGGCAAGAACAAGTAGCCACACCACAGCTCTTCACTTCCAGGAGCCATGTCACTTcagtgtcctgcagcagcactgagggccCCTTGGTGCTATCCTAGatcacagtgacagcagcactgccagggaccAGGCATAGCCAGTGATACCCTCGGAGCAGGAGATTTTGATGGTTTCTCCAGCATTGGCTGACACTGAGGACGGCTGACTCAGAGATGCTTCCTGGACCAGGGAATGTGGAGAGGGACAAGAGAGAGGCGAGAAAAGGGGGACCCTCAGTGTTCCAGGAACATGGCAGTCTCCTGGGCAGGGGGATCGGGAAAGCCACAGTCAGAGGAGAATGGGTGCAACCACAGCCACCAGTGAATTTGGGGAGCAAATCCAAGCCCATTGCACCCCAAGGCATCCCAGCAGAGAGGAAcctctggtggcagcagcaggaggacaCGGTCATCAGTAGCAAgaggcagtgggatgggggacaAGGCCACACACCATGAGTTCTGTAGGGACCAGGACAATGGTCCTCAGGCACAGAGTCACCTCCAGTGCTCTGGGACACAAAAGGGGGCACCTGTGTAGCCATGGTCACGCAGAGGCGACAAAACCTGCCCCAATACAACATCCAAAACTCTGCTTGTTTGTGAGTAGAAAAGATTTCTCTCGACCTCACTTGAAAACCTCCCTTTGTCACTACACCAACAGAGCTGCTGTCAAGACCACCACAGAAATAGACAGCCTCGTCCTCGGCCTGGACCCCAGTGATGGTTAACGTGGCCGTGGAGCCGGACAAGGATCCGGAGAATTGCGAAGGGATGCCCTCGGGTCTGTTATCACGATAGATCACAGTGACAgggccactgccagggacctTCTGCTGATACCAGCCAGCATAAGCATAGCTGCTGCTAAGCCCAGAGCAGGTGATCCTGACAGTCTCTCCCACGTTGGCTGACAGCGAGGACGGCTGCTGAGTCAGCGCTGCCTGGACCAGGGAacctggagagggagagaagagaggggaGAAGACGGGGCTCAGTCAGTGTCCCAGGGGCACAgacctgcctgggcagcaggatggggccCTGGGACCCAACATCCCAAGATACCAGAGTGGcccagagacacacacagaacaCAGGCCATGAGGGTTCCTCCACCGTGCtgaccagcactgctgccttcatTGTTACCACAGAAATAGACAGCCTCATCTTCGGCCTGGACCCCAGTGATGGTTAACGTGCCCGTGGAGCCGAACAAGGACCCAGAGAATTGCGAGGGGATGCCCGAGGGTCTCTCGTCATTCCAGTAGATCACAGTGACAGGGGCAATGCCAGGGACCTTCTGCTGGAACCAGGCATagctgctgccaccagagcAGGTGATCCTGACCGTCTCTCCCACGTTGGCTGACAGCGAGGACGGCTGCTGAGTAACCGCTGCCTGGACCAGGGaacctggagagggagaggggagagggggatcAGCCAGTCTCCCAGGAGCACAGGTCTCCCTGGGCAAGGTTACAGGGAATGCAGCTGTCATGGCCAGAACAGACAGGGACATGGTCCCAGGCCCattgcaggagcagagcccagcccatTGCAGAATGGCTgcacacaggcagctctggcagcatgTGGGGACATGATCATCAGTAGCAAGAGGCTGTGAGGAACACAGCTGCACCAAGAGCTTTGTTGGGACCAGGACAATGGGCCCCAGCTGCAAAGTCACCTCCTGATCTGTGCGACACCAAAGACAGGACATTCCCTTCTGTGGCCATGCAGAAGGGACACGATTCTGCCTCAGCTGCACATCCAGccaggagggagaagggctAAAATCTTTCCTCTGGTTTTGGAGTCTGACTCACTTACAGGTACTCATTGTCACCACACCCCAtagctgccactgctgctgtcagcaccaCCACAGAAACAGACAGCCTCGTCCTCAGCTTGGACCCCACTGATGGTTAACGTGCCCACGTTGCTGGACCAGGATCCAGAGAATCGCAAAGGGATGCCTGAGGGTCTCTTGTCATTGCTGTAGATCACAGTGACAgggccactgccagggacctTCTGCTGATGCCAGCCAGAATAAGgatagctgctgctgctactggaGCAGGTGATCCTTATGGTCTCTCCCACCTTGGCTGACACTGAGGATGGCTgactcactgctgctgcctggaccAGGGaacctggagagggagaggagagaggggagaagatGGGGGTCAGTCAGTGTCCCAGGGGCACAGAtctgcctgggcagcaggacagggccCCTGTGCCCAGGCCCCATCCAGGCACAGCAAGTCTGGCCATGGCACCTGAGCTGTGGGCGAGCACCACGAGGAGAGGAGGGGCCCAGGCCATGGCACAATCCCACCAGCTCCATGTCCTCACACTGTGGCAACCAACACCCTCTTATGTGcctgctctcctggcacagATCCTTCATGGAAATGTGGCCCCTAACATTTCCTGACAGCTCCTGTCCCACTGCTCCCCTTCTCTCTAGCCCAGCAATGCAGCAAGATCGCTCCAGGCCACCTGCTTCCTTGGCCACTCAGCATGTCCTGCTCCGTGCTCAGACACCACAAGCCAGTGTCTCTCAGATGCCACAGGACTATGCTAGGCTGCATCGAGTTGTCTGGGCAGAGGCCCCTCAACCTTAGCCAAGATCAGCTCCTCCATCCACTCCCTTCCCACACAAGGGCTTCTGCGCAGGGCTCCgtgcctgcagctgccccagaCAAGCCCATGGCCCCCCACCAGTGCTGAGCTTCCACAGCACCCCCACTGcaggcactgccccagcaccaGTGACGCTCCCCCTTGtcagcagcaccccagggaaCACAAGGGCTCTGcatcctgcagcctctgcagcctctgcagcatGAGGGCCAGTGCCcagcctgcccagccccacacacctgcacacaccTCTCCACACCACTCTTCCCAGACCGGCCTCTGCCTTTCCATGCTGCTCCTTTGGCCGTAGAGGCAGACAAGGGAAATCACAAAGTGATGCTCAAGGGTATCTTGTTGCTGTAGTGACaggggcactgccagggacccTCTGCTTGGACCAGCCAGCATAAGTCTAGCTACTGCTAAACCCCGAGCAGCTGATCTTTACAGTTTCTCTGAGGCTGACTGACACCAAGGATGGCTGACTTGCAATACTGCCTGGGCCaggggagctggagaaggagacaGGAGAAGACAGGGTTCAGTAAGGAAGGCAGCTCTACCCTGATGCATGACACTGGAATGTATGGACTCATCACTGAACTCTGCCACAGTAGAAGGTTTTTCTATCACTTCAGCAATCCTCTGAGCCACTGTGGCAGCATCACTGCTGCCGTCATTGCTACCACAGAAATAGACAGCCTCGTCCTCGGCCTGGACCCCAGTGATGGTTAACGTGTTCGAGGAGCCGGACCCGGATCCGGAGAATCGCGAAGGGATGCCCGAGGGTCTGTTGTTATCGTTGTAGATCACAGTGACAgggccactgccagggacctTCTGCTGGAACCAGCCATAATCGCTGCTGCTGCTAGCCCCAGAGCAGGTGATCCTGACCGTCTCTCCCACGTTGGCTGACACCGAGGACGGCTGATTCAGTGATGCTGCTGGACCAGGGaacctggagagggagaggacaGAGGGGAGAAGCCAGGACTCTGACTGAGTCCCAGGAGCACAGACCTGCCTGGATAAGGTTATAGGGAATGCCACAGTCAGAGGAGAACAGACATGGAAAATGGCCACAAGGCACAagtggggagcagagcccagccccaggtatcccagcacagaggcagcagcaggaagacaTGGTCATTCATAGTAGGTCAGAGGACAGTGGGAGACAAAGCCACGCTATGGGTTTTGTAGCGAGCAGGACAGTGAGCACCAGCCACAAAGTCACCTCCCACTCTCGAGGACACAAAATGGGCGAAATTCAGAGCCATGGTCATGTGGAGGAGACAAAATCTTGGTCCAGTCTCACATCCACAACTCTGCTTGGCCATGAGAAGGACAGAAAGTGTccatttttaattcctctgtaCCTCACTTGAAAATCTGtgtcaccagcactgctgctgtcccagccacCACAGAAATAGACAGCCTCATCCTCGGCCTGGACCCCAGTGATGGTTAACGTGCCCGTGGAGCTGGATGTGGATCCAGAGAATCACGAAAGGGATGCCCGAGGGTCTCTTGTCATTCCCATAGATCACAGTGACAgggccactgccagggacctTCTGCTGGAACCAGGCATAGCCAAAGCTGCTGCTAGCCCCAGAGCAGGTGATCCTGACCGTCTCTCCCACGTTGGCTGACAGCGAGGATGGCTGATTCAGTGATGCTGCTGGACCAGGGaacctggagagggagaggagagaggggaggacAGGGGGTGAGTAAGTGACCTGGGAACACAGATGTCCCCAGGCAGTGCAACAGGGATAGCATCCCTGTGCTCAGtccccagctgggcacagtgAGTCTGGCCAGGACACCTGCACCAGGGATGAATAACACGGCGAGGAGGGGGCAAGGCCAGCCAGGTGCCAGCTGCTCAGGCAACACAGGATGGGGATGGGTTCAGGCTCCTTGTTGTTGTGGGGTCATAGTGGCACATTGTCCCTGGTCAGGGGCTTCCCTGAGGGCCAGAGGTGCTTGGGCTCCTGAACaggctgaacatgagcccagTGGGCTGGCACTGAGCAAACACAGCCAATGCAGCCTtagcccagcagctcctcttgcAGCACAACAGAGCATTCCCTTACCAGCTCTGAtctgccccagcagcctcaAGAGTGTGCCCGGAGCTCCTGTGCCCATGGGAAATGTCCCTTCCCAGCTTTGAAGGCAAAGCTTTGTCCCAGCACCCTGGCCCATGGCATGTCCCTAGCTCTCACTGCTGGGGCCACAAGGCTGAGCCCCCTGGGGTGATGTCCAGGGGCTTGTGgcaaagcagggctggcagctgtgctgggaggcagctggcCCGGCCCCGGGCACCAGCTGAGGAGCACAGAGGGACCTTGGCCCTGGAGcagtgtgcagggacagggctgctgGGAGGTCATCCCTTCCCCAAATGACAGGGGATGGGCATGCTCCTGGGACTGTAAGAGACACCTGAGCTGGGAGGCTTTTGTATCACTTCCCCATTGCTCTGTGGCACCGTgcagcaccactgctgctgtcatcACCACCACAGAAATAGACAGCCTCGTCCTCAGCCTGGACCCCAGTGATAGTTAACGTGGCCGAGGAGCCGGACTTGGATCCGGAGAATCGCGAAGGGATGCCCGAGGGTCTCTTGTCATTGTAGTAGATCACAGTGACAgggccactgccagggacctTCTGCTGATACCAGCCATAGCTGCCACTGCTACCAGAGCAGGTGATCTTGACCGTCTCTCCCACGTTGGCCGACAGCGAGGACGGCTGCTGAGTAACCGCTGCCTGGACCAGGGAacctggagagggagagaagagaggggaGAAGACGGGGCTCAGTCAGTGTCCCAGGGGCACAgacctgcctgggcagcaggacGGGGCCCCTGTGCCCAAAGGCCCCGTCCAGGCACAGCGAGTCTGGCCATGGCACCTGTGCTGTGGGCGAGCACCACGAGGAGAAGAGGGACCCAGGCCATGGTTCAATCCCACCAGCTCAGTGTCCCCAGAATGATGGGGCTGTGCCGTGGACCCTGACTCCCTTTTAAGCCCCTGCCCGCCCAGGACACGTCCCCTCCATGCAAATCCGACCCTGCGGTCACGGCCGGATCCTGCCTGCGCCTCTCTCCGCACATCCCTCCCCGCTCCACACCCAGCCCCTCCACCCCAGATGCAGCAGGGCTTGTCCCCAGGCACAAAGCGGGGACACCTCCCAGCTCTGAGCCTGAAACCCAACAGCACAGACGCCCCTGTCCCCAGACCAGGCTGAGTGGCTGCAGTGCCTaaggagaagggagagctgGGCACGGGGGAAGGGCATACAGGatcacctgcagctcccagtgatGGGGCTGGAATAATGCCAAGCTCCACAATTGCCCAACTTAtgtttggcattttttcctcccatgaGTGTTCCAGGCCCCTGACTCTTCTTCTGACAGTTGAGATCCACCACTCATGACCAAGATTTTTGCTCTTCCCTGACATTCACACCCCAGAACAATGGGAGCAGGCCAGCACCGAGCCCCGGGGTCCAGCAATGCCTCCCCATGAGCTGATCATGAGCCCAAGGTGCTGGTGCTCAGCAGAGgcagccagtgctggggcagcccctggTCAGCCCTGCTCTGACTCGGGGCACAGGGATTGTGGCTATCTTTGGCAGTCCCAACCCAGACAAAGAGTAGCTGCATGCACCACAGGAAATTCCCTCTCCCCCAGGACCCTCCCTGTCCCTGATTATGCTGTCCCCAGGGTACTCAGGGCACCAGGAGCTCATCCGGcatgggcagggcagggctgcagggttGTCTCCCTGcgagcagcacagaggggacctgctggagcagagcacatGTCCCATGGCAGGAACTGCTACAAAGGCACAGATGCTGCTCCACATTGtgtctgggaagcagcaagCAGCACCTGAGAGTGTGCCACTGGAGCAACAGTGGGCttgtgtctttcttttcccatgctGGGAGTTACCATGGCCCTGATCACCACTGGTGTCCCAGCCAGAAGAGTGAgagcctcctcctgcttctcctcctcctctgccagccaTGGGTAATGTGGCCATGGAGATGAGTGTGTTCCCAAGTGCTGTATATCCCCTCCCAAAATGCCAGGGAACAGGCACAGACCTGGGGCTCTAAGGGGACGCCAGGCTGGGACACCAGGCACAGCCACATTCAGTGCAGGGCAGCA containing:
- the LOC120410843 gene encoding immunoglobulin lambda-1 light chain-like isoform X1 gives rise to the protein MPNISWAIVELGIIPAPSLGAAGDPVCPSPVPSSPFSLGTAATQPGLGTGASVLLGFRLRAGRCPRFVPGDKPCCIWGGGAGCGAGRDVRREAQAGSGRDRRVGFAWRGRVLGGQGLKRESGSTAQPHHSGDTELVGLNHGLGPSSPRGARPQHRFPGPAASLNQPSSVSANVGETVRITCSGASSSSDYGWFQQKVPGSGPVTVIYNNNNRPSGIPSRFSGSGGTLTITGVQAEDEAVYFCGGEDSSAAGVFGAGTTLTVLGQPKAAPTVHLFAPSSEEMTSLGKATLVCLMEDFYPRSVTVEWVADGSTITSGVETSQPQRQSNNQYMASSYLSLDASKWQSYNSVSCKVRHEAGNVEKTVKRSEC
- the LOC120410843 gene encoding immunoglobulin lambda-1 light chain-like isoform X2; the encoded protein is MPNISWAIVELGIIPAPSLGAAGDPVCPSPVPSSPFSLGTAATQPGLGTGASVLLGFRLRAGRCPRFVPGDKPCCIWGGGAGCGAGRDVRREAQAGSGRDRRVGFAWRGRVLGGQGLKRESGSTAQPHHSGDTELVGLNHGLGPSSPRGARPQHRFPGPAASLNQPSSVSANVGETVRITCSGASSSSDYGWFQQKVPGSGPVTVIYNNNNRPSGIPSRFSGSGGTLTITGVQAEDEAVYFCGGEDSSAGVFGAGTTLTVLGQPKAAPTVHLFAPSSEEMTSLGKATLVCLMEDFYPRSVTVEWVADGSTITSGVETSQPQRQSNNQYMASSYLSLDASKWQSYNSVSCKVRHEAGNVEKTVKRSEC
- the LOC120410843 gene encoding immunoglobulin lambda-1 light chain-like isoform X3 is translated as MPNISWAIVELGIIPAPSLGAAGDPVCPSPVPSSPFSLGTAATQPGLGTGASVLLGFRLRAGRCPRFVPGDKPCCIWGGGAGCGAGRDVRREAQAGSGRDRRVGFAWRGRVLGGQGLKRESGSTAQPHHSGDTELVGLNHGLGPSSPRGARPQHRFPGPAASLNQPSSVSANVGETVRITCSGASSSSDYGWFQQKVPGSGPVTVIYNNNNRPSGIPSRFSGSGGTLTITGVQAEDEAVYFCGGEDSNSGVFGAGTTLTVLGQPKAAPTVHLFAPSSEEMTSLGKATLVCLMEDFYPRSVTVEWVADGSTITSGVETSQPQRQSNNQYMASSYLSLDASKWQSYNSVSCKVRHEAGNVEKTVKRSEC